From one Rhopalosiphum padi isolate XX-2018 chromosome 2, ASM2088224v1, whole genome shotgun sequence genomic stretch:
- the LOC132921510 gene encoding LOW QUALITY PROTEIN: probable peptidoglycan muropeptide transporter SLC46 (The sequence of the model RefSeq protein was modified relative to this genomic sequence to represent the inferred CDS: deleted 1 base in 1 codon), with product MIDKVDSKTMTHEETTEANGEQSSPPEENHEAWQTMSIVSKFKFIFDHCTIEPMFGCYIMTSVLTGLCTQNLNLQKACRVNLKLENSTCSALDNRNSDAYAKEEVMVQELVTDMIIWKTVVQSSIPMVLIIFIGSWSDRNHKRKPCMLIPIVGELLTSVGLLVCTYYFYELPVEVVGLVECLPPAMTGGWMTMVMAIFSYIGDVSSVKYRTLRIGIANVFYSVAVPIGTALSGVLFRGLGFYGVYTIAIVMYAFTITYGVLFIKETKPETNFESKEPPKSTSCFYFIEDFFSLSNIKEAIRVTFKEGQHNRKLRIISLLVVVIVVMGPLYGEMSMMYMFTRLKFNWNEIDFSLFSTYAMITNLIGTMFSVGVFSHKLGIDDALIGVMSCMSKILAGFVYAFAPTALIFYLAPLVEIINGTSFIAMRSIISKLVPSDELGKVNSIFGVCEAIVPLIYGPMYSFVYKNTLKTFPGAFFLLGGLLTAPAAIIFLWMYNEHLKERRVKESMPVSSGVDNSEEIHKENSLDIRLSSQN from the exons atgatCGACAAAGTCGACTCGAAAACCATGACCCACGAAGAAACTACCGAGGCAAATGGCGAGCAATCGTCACCACCGGAGGAAAATCACGAAGCATGGCAAACCATGAGCATCGTGtcgaaatttaaattcatttttgacCACTGTACAATCGAGCCCATGTTCGGGTGTTATATCATGACCAGCGTTCTGACGGGGCTGTGCACGCAGAACTTAAACCTGCAGAAGGCGTGCCGAGTGAATCTAAAGTTGGAAAACAGCACATGTTCGGCGCTGGATAATCGGAACTCAGACGCTTACGCTAAAGAGGAAGTCATGGTCCAGGAGCTAGTGACCGACATGATCATATGGAAAACTGTCGTACAGAGTAGTATACCGATGGTGTTGATAATATTCATCGGATCGTGGAGCGATCGGAATCACAAGCGCAAACCGTGCATGTTGATACCCATCGTGGGCGAGTTACTAACAAGTGTAGGGCTACTTGtctgtacttattatttttacgaacTTCCCGTGGAAGTAGTCGGATTGGTGGAGTGTCTACCTCCAGCCATGACCGGTGGGTGGATGACAATGGTCATGGCCATATTCAGCTATATAGGCGATGTATCTTCG GTAAAATACCGTACACTAAGAATTGGAATAGCGAATGTTTTCTACTCCGTAGCCGTTCCCATCGGTACCGCGTTGTCCGGTGTATTGTTTCGAGGACTCGGATTTTACGGTGTATACACCATAGCTATAGTGATGTACGCGTTTACGATTACATACGGTGTGCTATTTATCAAAGAAACAAAACCAGAGACAAATTTCGAAAGCAAAGAACCACCAAAGTCTACATCCTGTTTTTATTTCATCGAGGATTTTTTTAGTCTAAGCAACATCAAGGAAGCTATTCGAGTGACGTTCAAAGAAGGACAGCACAACAGAAAGTTAagaattatttctttattagttGTCGTCATCGTCGTAATGGGTCCTCTATATG gggaAATGTCAATGATGTATATGTTTACACGTTTAAAATTCAATTGGAACGAAATCGACTTCAGTTTGTTTTCTACATACGCTATGATTACCAATCTTATAG gtACGATGTTTTCAGTCGGTGTATTCAGTCATAAGTTGGGAATCGATGATGCTTTAATTGGAGTAATGTCATGTATGAGCAAAATATTAGCAGGATTTGTCTATGCGTTTGCTCCTACtgctttaatattttacttag CTCCACTTGTGGAAATTATAAATGGTACATCATTTATTGCTATGAGATCAATTATTTCCAAGCTCGTACCGTCAGATGAATTAG gtaaggtaaattcaatttttggagTTTGTGAAGCCATAGTACCATTGATTTATGGACCAATGTATAgctttgtgtataaaaatacattaaagacATTTCCTGGagcg ttttttttacttggagGCTTATTAACGGCCCCGGCAGCGATTATATTTCT atggATGTACAATGAACATTTAAAAGAACGGAGAGTAAAAGAGTCAATGCCGGTCAGCAGCGGAGTAGATAATTCCGAAGAAATACACAAGGAGAATAGTTTAGACATCAGGTTATCCTCACAAAATTAG